The following are encoded together in the Phyllopteryx taeniolatus isolate TA_2022b chromosome 21, UOR_Ptae_1.2, whole genome shotgun sequence genome:
- the LOC133471079 gene encoding major histocompatibility complex class I-related gene protein-like isoform X1: MAKLNLFVLFVAAAQIHSVTPVLHTLKYFLTASSQIPNIPDYSLVGYVDDVPISRYDSKSRKTKPKQDWMNKITADDPHYWERDTQNNIGNEQVYKINIEIAKERFNQTGGVHMFQLMLGCEWDDETDEVDGWQHHSYDGEAFISLEVKTMRWIAAHPQAFVTKLKWDRNELLNLNKKHYYTEICPSYLKKFVTNGRDFLMRTELPTVSLLQKTPSSPVTCHATGFYPIVAALFWRKDGEELHEDVETGETLRNHDGTFQMTADLKAEVTDEAEGRYECVFQLSGVADDIVVKLERSSIRSNAITIREEEKWTMALAVAVQLTVFALAAAVAVSVLVKLYESRPAKYDPASVDADSEPDSEPAAPTPASE; the protein is encoded by the exons ATGGCGAAGCTGAActtgtttgtcttgtttgtcGCGGCTGCGCAAATCCACAGCGTGACGCCCG tgcttCACACGCTCAAGTATTTCCTGACAGCATCGTCTCAAATTCCAAACATCCCAGACTACTCGTTGGTCGGTTATGTTGACGACGTTCCGATTTCGCGCTACGACAGCAagagcaggaaaacaaaacccaaacaggACTGGATGAACAAAATCACAGCAGATGATCCTCACTACTGGGAGAGAGACACACAGAACAATATTGGTAATGAGCAGGTCTACAAAATCAACATCGAAATTGCCAAAGAGCGCTTCAACCAAACTGGAG GTGTTCACATGTTCCAGTTGATGTTGGGCTGCGAATGGGACGACGAGACCGATGAGGTTGATGGTTGGCAACACCACAGTTACGATGGAGAAGCCTTCATCTCGTTGGAGGTGAAGACAATGAGATGGAtcgcagctcacccacaagctTTCGTCACCAAACTCAAGTGGGACCGGAACGAACTTTTGAATCTAAACAAGAAGCACTACTACACTGAGATTTGTCCTTCTTACTTGAAGAAGTTTGTGACCAATGGGAGGGACTtcctgatgagaacag AGCTTCCCACCGTGTCTCTCCTCCAGAAGACGCCGTCCTCTCCGGTCACCTGCCACGCGACGGGTTTCTACCCCATCGTGGCCGCCCTGTTTTGGAGGAAGGACGGCGAGGAGCTCCACGAGGACGTGGAGACGGGAGAGACCCTCCGCAACCACGACGGAACCTTCCAGATGACGGCCGATCTGAAAGCGGAGGTGACCGATGAAGCCGAGGGCCGCTACGAATGCGTGTTCCAGCTGTCCGGCGTGGCGGACGACATCGTCGTCAAGCTGGAGAGAAGCAGCATCCGGAGCAACGCCATCACCATCCGAG AGGAAGAAAAGTGGACGATGGCGCTGGCCGTCGCTGTCCAGCTGACGGTCTTCGCTctggcggcggcggtggcggtCTCGGTCCTCGTCAAGCTTTACGAAAGCAGACCAG CCAAATACGATCCAGCTT CCGTCGACGCCGATTCCGAACCCGATTCCGAGCCCGCCGCCCCGACGCCCGCTTCCGAGTGA
- the LOC133471079 gene encoding major histocompatibility complex class I-related gene protein-like isoform X3 — MAKLNLFVLFVAAAQIHSVTPVLHTLKYFLTASSQIPNIPDYSLVGYVDDVPISRYDSKSRKTKPKQDWMNKITADDPHYWERDTQNNIGNEQVYKINIEIAKERFNQTGGVHMFQLMLGCEWDDETDEVDGWQHHSYDGEAFISLEVKTMRWIAAHPQAFVTKLKWDRNELLNLNKKHYYTEICPSYLKKFVTNGRDFLMRTELPTVSLLQKTPSSPVTCHATGFYPIVAALFWRKDGEELHEDVETGETLRNHDGTFQMTADLKAEVTDEAEGRYECVFQLSGVADDIVVKLERSSIRSNAITIRAVDADSEPDSEPAAPTPASE, encoded by the exons ATGGCGAAGCTGAActtgtttgtcttgtttgtcGCGGCTGCGCAAATCCACAGCGTGACGCCCG tgcttCACACGCTCAAGTATTTCCTGACAGCATCGTCTCAAATTCCAAACATCCCAGACTACTCGTTGGTCGGTTATGTTGACGACGTTCCGATTTCGCGCTACGACAGCAagagcaggaaaacaaaacccaaacaggACTGGATGAACAAAATCACAGCAGATGATCCTCACTACTGGGAGAGAGACACACAGAACAATATTGGTAATGAGCAGGTCTACAAAATCAACATCGAAATTGCCAAAGAGCGCTTCAACCAAACTGGAG GTGTTCACATGTTCCAGTTGATGTTGGGCTGCGAATGGGACGACGAGACCGATGAGGTTGATGGTTGGCAACACCACAGTTACGATGGAGAAGCCTTCATCTCGTTGGAGGTGAAGACAATGAGATGGAtcgcagctcacccacaagctTTCGTCACCAAACTCAAGTGGGACCGGAACGAACTTTTGAATCTAAACAAGAAGCACTACTACACTGAGATTTGTCCTTCTTACTTGAAGAAGTTTGTGACCAATGGGAGGGACTtcctgatgagaacag AGCTTCCCACCGTGTCTCTCCTCCAGAAGACGCCGTCCTCTCCGGTCACCTGCCACGCGACGGGTTTCTACCCCATCGTGGCCGCCCTGTTTTGGAGGAAGGACGGCGAGGAGCTCCACGAGGACGTGGAGACGGGAGAGACCCTCCGCAACCACGACGGAACCTTCCAGATGACGGCCGATCTGAAAGCGGAGGTGACCGATGAAGCCGAGGGCCGCTACGAATGCGTGTTCCAGCTGTCCGGCGTGGCGGACGACATCGTCGTCAAGCTGGAGAGAAGCAGCATCCGGAGCAACGCCATCACCATCCGAG CCGTCGACGCCGATTCCGAACCCGATTCCGAGCCCGCCGCCCCGACGCCCGCTTCCGAGTGA
- the LOC133471079 gene encoding major histocompatibility complex class I-related gene protein-like isoform X2 — protein MAKLNLFVLFVAAAQIHSVTPVLHTLKYFLTASSQIPNIPDYSLVGYVDDVPISRYDSKSRKTKPKQDWMNKITADDPHYWERDTQNNIGNEQVYKINIEIAKERFNQTGGVHMFQLMLGCEWDDETDEVDGWQHHSYDGEAFISLEVKTMRWIAAHPQAFVTKLKWDRNELLNLNKKHYYTEICPSYLKKFVTNGRDFLMRTELPTVSLLQKTPSSPVTCHATGFYPIVAALFWRKDGEELHEDVETGETLRNHDGTFQMTADLKAEVTDEAEGRYECVFQLSGVADDIVVKLERSSIRSNAITIRAKYDPASVDADSEPDSEPAAPTPASE, from the exons ATGGCGAAGCTGAActtgtttgtcttgtttgtcGCGGCTGCGCAAATCCACAGCGTGACGCCCG tgcttCACACGCTCAAGTATTTCCTGACAGCATCGTCTCAAATTCCAAACATCCCAGACTACTCGTTGGTCGGTTATGTTGACGACGTTCCGATTTCGCGCTACGACAGCAagagcaggaaaacaaaacccaaacaggACTGGATGAACAAAATCACAGCAGATGATCCTCACTACTGGGAGAGAGACACACAGAACAATATTGGTAATGAGCAGGTCTACAAAATCAACATCGAAATTGCCAAAGAGCGCTTCAACCAAACTGGAG GTGTTCACATGTTCCAGTTGATGTTGGGCTGCGAATGGGACGACGAGACCGATGAGGTTGATGGTTGGCAACACCACAGTTACGATGGAGAAGCCTTCATCTCGTTGGAGGTGAAGACAATGAGATGGAtcgcagctcacccacaagctTTCGTCACCAAACTCAAGTGGGACCGGAACGAACTTTTGAATCTAAACAAGAAGCACTACTACACTGAGATTTGTCCTTCTTACTTGAAGAAGTTTGTGACCAATGGGAGGGACTtcctgatgagaacag AGCTTCCCACCGTGTCTCTCCTCCAGAAGACGCCGTCCTCTCCGGTCACCTGCCACGCGACGGGTTTCTACCCCATCGTGGCCGCCCTGTTTTGGAGGAAGGACGGCGAGGAGCTCCACGAGGACGTGGAGACGGGAGAGACCCTCCGCAACCACGACGGAACCTTCCAGATGACGGCCGATCTGAAAGCGGAGGTGACCGATGAAGCCGAGGGCCGCTACGAATGCGTGTTCCAGCTGTCCGGCGTGGCGGACGACATCGTCGTCAAGCTGGAGAGAAGCAGCATCCGGAGCAACGCCATCACCATCCGAG CCAAATACGATCCAGCTT CCGTCGACGCCGATTCCGAACCCGATTCCGAGCCCGCCGCCCCGACGCCCGCTTCCGAGTGA